CAAGAATATCACCGACTTTGGCGCATTTATCGATTTGGACGGCATTGACGGCCTACTCCATGTCACTGATATCTCTTGGGTCCGAGTGGACCACCCTAGCGCGGTGCTAAGGGTAGGACAATCCATGGAGGTGATTGTGCTGGACGTCAACAAGGAAAAAGAGCGTGTATCTCTTGGCCTTAAACAGACCCAGGACAATCCTTGGGAAAAAATTGAGGAGCGCTTCCCTACCGGGCAGATCGTTGATGGTACCGTCACCAATCTAATGCCCTACGGGGCCTTCGTGCAAGTTGAGGAAGGGGTAGAAGGGTTGATCCACGTTTCCGAGTTATCTTGGACTGAGCGTATTGCACGACCTTCAGATGTTCTTCATCTTGGGCAACGGGTCCGAGCAGTCGTACTAGGTGTAAATAAAGGGGAGCAAAAAATTTCCTTGGGGATGCGTCAATTAACACCTAACCCGTGGGATGAGATTGAGCAACGTTACGTTATTGGTAAGAAAGTGTCTGGAAAGGTACGAAACATGACTGCCTACGGGGCTTTTGTCGAGTTAGAGGATGGTATTGATGGCATGGTACACGTTTCGGACCTAAGCTGGACGCGAAAAATCAACCATCCTAGTGAGATCTTGCAAAAAGGCCAGGAAGTTGAGGCAGTTGTTATCGATATCGATAAGTCGAACCAGCGTATCAGCCTTGGCTATAAACACCTCGAGGAGGACCCATGGAAAGAAATGGATAAGCGCTTCCATCCCGGGGACCTTGTCCATGGAACTGTCACTAAGATCGCTAGTTTTGGCGCTTTTGTAGAACTGGAAGGTGGTACTGATGGGCTGGTTCATATCTCTCAAATTAGCGAGAATCATGTGGACAAGGTAAAGGAGTTCCTTAAGGTCGGGGATGAAGTGGAAGCTCGCGTCATTAAAGTGGATAAAAATGAACGGCGCATTGGTCTTTCAATTAAGGCAGCTAGTTACAGTAAGGAAGATTTACGACGGGAAGGCGAAGCTTTTGGCGGTCTGCGACCCGGAGAAGACATGGTGGGCCTGGCCCAGG
This DNA window, taken from Candidatus Xiphinematobacter sp., encodes the following:
- the rpsA gene encoding 30S ribosomal protein S1, with product MAEQAELQELIARSVKNYREGSIIKGFILEVRPREFLVDIGYKSEGIIPATEFDNPAAVEVGDEVEVLLERLENEEGVCILSKEKAAQRQNWEKIVSVFQREGLVQGKVKGIVKGGLMVNVGVEAFLPASQIDVTPPRDLQQFVGNVYDFKIVKINEDRKNVVLSRREIIERERSEKRSTFLSSVQVGDKVWGVVKNITDFGAFIDLDGIDGLLHVTDISWVRVDHPSAVLRVGQSMEVIVLDVNKEKERVSLGLKQTQDNPWEKIEERFPTGQIVDGTVTNLMPYGAFVQVEEGVEGLIHVSELSWTERIARPSDVLHLGQRVRAVVLGVNKGEQKISLGMRQLTPNPWDEIEQRYVIGKKVSGKVRNMTAYGAFVELEDGIDGMVHVSDLSWTRKINHPSEILQKGQEVEAVVIDIDKSNQRISLGYKHLEEDPWKEMDKRFHPGDLVHGTVTKIASFGAFVELEGGTDGLVHISQISENHVDKVKEFLKVGDEVEARVIKVDKNERRIGLSIKAASYSKEDLRREGEAFGGLRPGEDMVGLAQAFQAAEEEYHPSDSKKKNS